The genomic region gtgagaattaaaaaaaaaaaaaaaaaaatcttcacctcAGGGTGTTAGGCCcaggttggggggagaaaagactACTTGGGACAAGGGTAAACGAtgtaagcaataaaaaaaataaaaagttaaaatttaaataaaataggaaATTAGAGAAGAAATAGCAGAAACAAGAAGAAGGCCCTTCCAGTCCTGAAATCTTagctgaacaaaaaaaaaaaaaatcaggtagttcaaaacgaaaaagaaaaaaagaatgttcTTATTAAATTGTCAAATAAAGTTCTGGGGGAAAACATAACAATAGCAACAATTATCTGCTTTAAAGGTTTGTCATATTAATGCAGGAACAAAACAGATTTTTCAGTAATCCCTACATATCTCAGGACTGGAGCAGGAATCAGTAATATGTCTCAAAGATAATGTTCTCTTAGATCCATATATTGAAGCTCGGTGCTGAAGGAATATGACatagttaacttttcttgttcatatgtattttatgcttttataaggtttataatcattattgctgactgaaaggatatgaaacagttaaactcAATGTACGACATAAATCTGCTAACTGTGGCAAAGACTTAAACAATAACATTCTTCCTTCTATAGGATGTGCGACATTGCTAAATCTCAGGATGTCTTGCCCATTCCGATTTCAGGGTATAAATCTTACTGTCTGTATGGCATATAGCATGGCTCATGTAAACAAACTCTGTATAAAAGCTAGCTCTGGAATATACTCATTTGAGAGTCTTGTCAAAGCATCTTGTCCGTGTCTTATTgctgacaatgattctccatcaacgttgattatggtgaccgagggatcgagaaccgaggggatttgagtccattacagcattaaccctttcaggtgcaaagtaaaaaagaaaaaaaaaaaaaaaaagaaaattgaaaacaaaatcaagaTTAGCAACATCCTGAAGTAAAAAATCTAGCAGCTTGTGAACGGTAATCCAAAACCGACAATACTAAAGCTGGAACTTTAAAGGTTTGAAACAAAAGCAGCGTGGGTCTCAGGTGTCATCCACTTTGCTCCTCGTGTGTGCATGTGCTGGAGTAAAAGGTGAGACCGCGGGTTGTGCTTGACGTCTATTTATGGAAGTAAAAAGTTCCATATCCTCCTCTTGtgatgtaacaataaaatttcgGCCATCCATATGAAAAAGTGCTTTCACAGGGAATTTCCACCTGTAGCGTATCCCTCTCGCCGTAATTCAACTGTAAAAGGCCTGCAACGCCTCATTGGAATACCCATTCAATGTTATTATTCAATgggtatttaactttttttttatctgatgtAATAAAGGACTTtttacaacactttttttttttttttttatcatttggaaTTAACTCTTTACTTCTATAGCTTTAAGGCTTTGATTGAACCAAGAGAGGTAGAAGAAAGAATGGCCTCGGCACTATAGGTACTTGTTTGAGCCAGGTTGTCTTTCACCACACACTTTAGCTGTTTCTTCTAAATTTTTTTAGACAAAGTTATTCAAAATCGTTTTCTCCTTGCCAACAGGCATTTCCCCATTGAAGTGACAGTTTGAGTAATCCGAAGAAGTAGCAGTAGTTAGTGTGGATTTATTGTTAGCAGTTTACATGAAATTAAGATGTAGGAATAAAAGATGGGATTACTGAGAACTTAGACTGGGATGTAAACACGGATTTGATTTAGAGGCAACTTATTTTTTGTTAGCCCAGAATGCCATCCGATTATGTATGGGGGTCTTCATAAAGCGAGGAGACTTCATATATGCAGCAATAGTAGGAAGAGCCTCAAACCGGTTCAGAAAGTCCTGCAAGTTCTGGAAGTTTTGAAGACAAGTTGGCTCTAGCATCTGGTGCTGGTCCAAAACATCATACACGACAAAGTCAATGAAAGTGATCTTGTCTcctacaaaccattgtctgtccCCAAGGACTTTAGAAACACGTGCCAAGGCTGTAGGTAGTTGTTCAAGGTATGGTCCCTTGAGAGTTTCGAATTGTGGGCTGTAGGCAATATGCACAAGACCCATCCGAAAATCCAAAAACTGGTTCTCAAGTAGGGATTCAATGATCTTATCTTTTTCAGTTTCAGCACACAATCCATGCTTGCTTGCGATATAGCGCAGGATGGTGTTGCTCTGAGTCAGCTTGACATCGCCATCCAACAGGTATGGAAGATTAGGAAAATCCAATCCAAGCTTCTCCTTTTCATCAAGCCAATGACTGCGGTCATAAGTGGGAGCATCTCCCACCATATAGTGCTTGTCTTCAAATGGGGTCTCAGTATACTCCAGCAGGAGGCGGATAGAATGAACCAGCCCTCTGATATCCCAATACCCCAAGATCATCATGGTTAATTCAGACCAACACACAGTACACTGGACTAGCACTACTGATAGTATACTCTGACTCACAACACTTTTTATTGTACCAATATCTTTACTTATACATTTCCCTGGCTTcttaacattattattttatttttctctagtTTTAtccaattttattttactttaatttttttttttatatttccattcATCTACTACCACAACCAAGTATATCCACAGGGTGGTATTATACCACCAATGCTGGCACCACAGAGTAGTGAGCCAGCTCTATGTTTGTAAGTAGAACTTTTATATTCACATAATTACTGTgtcttactgagagcactatctgtggccttttttattttttgtttatgagCATCCAGACAACCACCAGCCAAGATTCATCACCACCATTTCCTTAATAGTGGGGATTATACGATTATACGAGTATATGTGAGTGCAATACTACTATTTAATAACAGGCCTATCTAGCCCTGGCACACTGCACTATTAGGTCTTTCTTGTGTTTCTTCTCATCCACATACGCAGACCCAAGACTACAAGACCCCCAAAGTATAAATAAGTGCATTTGAACCTACCTCCTGAATAAGAGACTATCCAAATTGTGACTATTTGCACATCTGGAATAAGACtcacagtatttatttttttagaatttattttttattctttatttacctctttataatattttatttcattgtattgTATGTGGCGCAGCCCTTATCTGTCTTTTACTTTTGTATTTGCTTAAAGGGTTGAGAGGGATCCCCTTTGATAGGGTTGCTGCCTTATTGTCCACCTTTCATTGTTATCTAGCGCTGACCCATTTGTGTATTTCTATTTTGTATAAAAAGATCGTTGGCACAAATAGTgaccaaaaaaactttaattatataaaatacacaaatattaaAACCATTTACACGTTTCGCCACTAGGGCTTTTTCAAATGGGATAAGATTAACAACCTGGCTGATAAGAGTATATATAGGTGCATAGCAAGTTAAACATTGGCGCCAAAAAACAGAATTTAGTTAGTAGCcaatagaaatgaaaataaaaaaggtttgcaTTAATAGTAACATTACGCAGGGTCTCAAGTGGTTAGAATAACTTAAAAATGAGGTGTGGGAGCTTAGAAAAGCTTAAAGTAAACGAGTCACATGCTGGGGAATGTAGTAGTTGTAGTCACGTGACTATTATAATCATaggtggcagtgtgtggggggatcTAGCAACTTTGCTCACAGTAGGAAGTGAAGAGGGCATTATGGGGGCTGTAGTTTGTGTGGCCAGAAGTTTTTTGCGGCACATTGCCGCCGATTAAGGCGGTCTTTGATTAATGGAGTGGGCGTGTGCGGCCGCCGGTCTGGTATAATGGCAATAGGGAAAAGTTAGAGTGGGCAAATGGTTTCTGACAACCATCCTAACTATGGCCAAAGTGCTATGGGGCTAGAATAATGATATGTATGGCATGAAAATAAAGGGGACTGAGATTAATAGCAACAatcttaatatatatgtgtgtgatcaGACTATAAAAGGGACTTAAAATCATGTTATAGTAAAGTGTTAATTTTGTTACAATAAAGATGCAAATACAGTACAGAATCATTAAATAGGattttaaacataaatataaGGGGTAGATATTCATATTATAGCCATTAgaagatatttaaccccttaaggaccaaacttctggaataaaagggaatcattacatttcacacatgtcatatgtccttaaggggtaaacagTCAAAAGAGACATTGTGATGTTAAGTCTAATTAAAATTAACCCAAACCTC from Pelobates fuscus isolate aPelFus1 chromosome 1, aPelFus1.pri, whole genome shotgun sequence harbors:
- the LOC134590805 gene encoding glutathione S-transferase Mu 2-like produces the protein MMILGYWDIRGLVHSIRLLLEYTETPFEDKHYMVGDAPTYDRSHWLDEKEKLGLDFPNLPYLLDGDVKLTQSNTILRYIASKHGLCAETEKDKIIESLLENQFLDFRMGLVHIAYSPQFETLKGPYLEQLPTALARVSKVLGDRQWFVGDKITFIDFVVYDVLDQHQMLEPTCLQNFQNLQDFLNRFEALPTIAAYMKSPRFMKTPIHNRMAFWANKK